The Gemmata palustris genome includes a region encoding these proteins:
- a CDS encoding XrtA system polysaccharide deacetylase, whose translation MSAMREIVQSPYRPLGTTSVSTGASARTRVEGPSAVSVANVISFDVEEHDRIEAAVGLPCSPELKADYAARMESSTRRLLDQLAAAKVTATFYIVGEIARAHPKLVRDIFAAGHEVGSHSWDHRRIHQFTPESFREDLRKSKDVLEQTIGAAVFGFRAPTFSLMRETWWAIDALAECGFEYDSSIFPVRHDRYGLPTAPRVPFIAQGREHEILELPPLTYRVAGMNLPVAGGGYFRLFPLAVMRAGLRQAARSEVPQVGMLYFHPWEFDPDQPKLPLGRLARWRTYVGIGRTTDRLAQLLGEFRFRRAIDAVRDLRAISAELPRFQVTD comes from the coding sequence ATGAGTGCAATGCGAGAGATCGTGCAATCGCCCTACCGCCCACTGGGAACTACGAGCGTGAGTACGGGCGCCAGCGCCCGCACCCGTGTCGAGGGTCCGTCGGCGGTCAGCGTGGCGAACGTCATCAGCTTCGACGTCGAAGAGCACGACCGGATCGAGGCGGCGGTCGGGCTACCGTGCTCCCCGGAGCTGAAAGCCGACTACGCGGCACGGATGGAATCCTCCACGCGGCGCCTGCTCGATCAGCTCGCCGCGGCGAAGGTCACGGCCACCTTTTACATCGTGGGCGAGATCGCCCGGGCGCACCCGAAACTGGTGCGCGACATCTTCGCGGCCGGGCACGAGGTCGGGTCGCACAGTTGGGACCACCGCCGGATTCACCAGTTCACGCCCGAGAGCTTTCGGGAAGACCTGCGCAAAAGTAAGGACGTCCTCGAACAAACGATCGGCGCCGCGGTGTTCGGTTTCCGCGCCCCGACGTTCAGCTTGATGCGCGAGACGTGGTGGGCGATCGATGCGCTCGCCGAGTGCGGCTTCGAGTACGACAGTTCCATCTTCCCGGTGCGCCACGACCGCTACGGCCTCCCGACCGCGCCGCGCGTGCCGTTCATCGCCCAGGGCCGCGAGCACGAGATCCTCGAACTCCCGCCGCTGACGTACCGGGTCGCCGGGATGAACCTGCCGGTCGCGGGCGGGGGGTACTTCCGCCTGTTCCCGCTCGCGGTGATGCGTGCCGGGTTGCGCCAGGCGGCGCGATCCGAGGTGCCGCAAGTGGGGATGCTGTACTTCCACCCGTGGGAGTTCGACCCCGATCAGCCGAAGCTTCCCCTGGGGCGCCTCGCCCGGTGGCGCACCTATGTTGGAATCGGTCGCACAACGGACCGGCTCGCGCAATTGCTGGGCGAGTTCCGGTTCCGCCGCGCGATCGACGCGGTGCGCGACCTCCGCGCGATCAGCGCGGAACTACCGCGGTTCCAGGTCACCGATTAA
- a CDS encoding lactonase family protein produces the protein MGGALRAEADKADKPLLAYVGTFSSPLRDVLPTQVDLPPGNGRGIHIFKVDRTTGALTAAGVHEMGTSPSCLAVNAAGTRLYSANETDRVGKDKVGTVSAFAIDRADGKLKLLNTVTSGGAGPTYVSIHPSGKFVLVANYFGGSIAVLPILEDGRLGDATDTKIDAGKVGPTKAVHAPPGSFAFSGHDRTHAHMIEADPSGRFVLHVDLGLDKIFVWKFDEKKGTLTPNDPPAVSLPPGDGPRHFHFHPNGKWFYSIQEEGSTIVLFDYDGATGGLTSRQTISTLPPKFAGSNFCSEILVSADGRFVYAGNRLHDSIGIFSVGEKGTLTHVGDEWTRGNYPRSFTFDPTGQFLYCCNQRADNVTVFRVDRKTGGLTFTGHYTPVGNPSIVVFLDLAKPG, from the coding sequence ATGGGCGGGGCACTCCGCGCGGAAGCGGACAAAGCCGACAAACCGCTCCTTGCTTACGTGGGGACGTTTAGTTCCCCGCTGCGCGACGTGTTGCCGACTCAGGTGGATCTGCCGCCCGGGAACGGGCGCGGCATTCACATCTTCAAAGTGGACCGCACCACCGGGGCGCTAACTGCGGCCGGCGTTCACGAAATGGGCACGAGCCCGAGTTGCCTGGCCGTCAACGCGGCCGGAACGCGACTGTATTCGGCCAACGAAACCGACCGCGTGGGCAAGGACAAGGTGGGCACGGTCAGCGCGTTCGCGATCGACCGGGCGGACGGCAAACTGAAGTTGCTCAACACGGTGACCTCGGGCGGCGCTGGACCCACCTACGTGAGCATCCATCCGTCCGGGAAGTTCGTGCTGGTGGCCAACTACTTCGGCGGGTCGATCGCTGTACTGCCGATCCTCGAAGACGGTCGGCTGGGCGACGCCACCGACACCAAAATCGACGCCGGTAAGGTTGGTCCCACCAAAGCGGTCCACGCCCCACCCGGGAGCTTCGCCTTTAGTGGTCACGACCGGACCCACGCGCACATGATCGAGGCCGACCCGAGCGGGCGCTTTGTGTTGCACGTGGATCTGGGGTTGGACAAGATCTTCGTTTGGAAATTCGACGAGAAGAAGGGCACGCTAACACCGAACGATCCGCCCGCGGTTTCGCTACCGCCGGGCGACGGCCCGCGGCACTTCCATTTCCACCCCAACGGTAAGTGGTTCTACTCCATCCAGGAGGAAGGCTCCACGATCGTGCTGTTCGACTACGACGGCGCGACCGGCGGGCTAACCTCGCGGCAAACGATCTCCACTCTTCCGCCCAAGTTCGCGGGCAGCAACTTCTGCTCCGAGATCCTGGTCTCCGCCGACGGCCGGTTCGTCTACGCGGGCAATCGGCTGCACGACAGCATCGGCATCTTTTCTGTTGGCGAGAAGGGCACGCTCACACACGTCGGCGACGAATGGACCCGCGGGAACTACCCGCGCAGCTTCACCTTCGACCCCACCGGCCAGTTTCTGTACTGCTGCAACCAGCGCGCGGACAACGTCACCGTGTTCCGCGTGGATCGCAAAACCGGTGGACTCACTTTCACGGGGCACTACACGCCCGTGGGCAACCCGTCGATTGTCGTGTTCCTCGATCTCGCGAAGCCGGGGTGA
- a CDS encoding BBP7 family outer membrane beta-barrel protein, producing MNRILLGGLGIALGVFAHPALAQQPVPTGTKAPTRAATLGRPSAIPDPQPDSGITQTGLFPNRPSGQSRPTTTYAPGNFGTPIPVISQPPMSGGVPMSGMPVVQSTPPGSVAAPQFVPGAPSITESRDPTGRIPSGGVVVPSVAPGGYDCPVGLEDPLFTGAPEIGAIDRVARTHKAWVSGEVLLWWNRGSQVPPLVTTSSPQFNGIIGQGDTRVLLGGSFGDTYHVGGRIGAGYWFGDNECRGIDARVFWVSPTTATFSANTNQFPLLARPFFNINGTISDPNFAFGQSSEVIAGPGVATGSVTAAMKSTVWGGEINYRRYLAGTTGARLDLLAGYRYLDVSEQLTITERFARIPGSDPTVGIPAIAGTITDSFRTENQFHGGQIGVTGSFQRGRWSLDPRATVAFGTVHQTVEINGSQMLTFANGLTTTTPGGLLAVPGANIGRFSQDKFAVVPEVGLNIGWQATDRMKLFVGYNFLYLSSAVRPGEAIDTRLDAARVPNLIPSGSGVPLASPIRPQPQFSTSGYFIQGISFGLTYRW from the coding sequence ATGAACCGCATTCTGCTCGGCGGGCTGGGAATCGCGCTGGGCGTGTTTGCACACCCCGCGCTCGCACAGCAACCCGTTCCGACGGGAACGAAAGCACCCACGCGGGCCGCGACGTTGGGGCGCCCGAGTGCGATTCCCGACCCGCAACCCGATTCGGGCATCACTCAAACCGGCTTGTTCCCGAACCGTCCGTCCGGCCAATCGCGGCCCACGACGACTTACGCGCCGGGTAACTTCGGTACGCCCATTCCGGTCATCTCGCAGCCGCCGATGAGTGGCGGGGTGCCGATGAGCGGCATGCCGGTGGTGCAGTCGACCCCGCCCGGCTCGGTCGCGGCCCCGCAATTCGTTCCGGGGGCACCGAGCATCACCGAGTCGCGTGACCCGACCGGGCGCATCCCCAGTGGGGGTGTCGTGGTCCCGTCGGTCGCGCCCGGCGGCTACGACTGTCCGGTGGGGCTGGAAGACCCGTTGTTCACCGGTGCCCCGGAGATTGGCGCGATCGACCGCGTGGCTCGCACTCACAAAGCGTGGGTGTCCGGGGAAGTGCTCCTGTGGTGGAACCGCGGGAGCCAGGTGCCGCCGCTCGTCACCACCAGCTCGCCGCAATTCAACGGCATCATCGGCCAAGGCGACACGCGGGTGCTGCTCGGCGGATCGTTCGGCGACACGTACCACGTCGGCGGGCGCATCGGCGCGGGGTACTGGTTCGGTGACAACGAGTGCCGCGGGATCGACGCCCGCGTGTTCTGGGTTTCACCGACCACCGCGACGTTCTCGGCGAACACCAACCAGTTCCCGCTCCTGGCGCGGCCGTTCTTCAATATCAACGGCACGATCTCGGACCCGAACTTTGCCTTCGGCCAGTCGTCGGAAGTCATCGCGGGGCCAGGGGTCGCAACGGGTAGCGTGACCGCCGCGATGAAGAGCACCGTGTGGGGCGGGGAAATCAACTACCGGCGGTACCTCGCCGGCACCACGGGCGCGCGGCTCGACCTGCTCGCCGGTTACCGCTACCTGGACGTGAGCGAGCAGCTCACCATCACCGAACGGTTCGCGCGCATCCCGGGTTCGGACCCAACCGTCGGTATCCCGGCAATTGCCGGTACCATCACGGACTCGTTCCGCACCGAGAACCAGTTCCACGGTGGTCAGATCGGTGTGACCGGGTCGTTCCAGCGCGGGCGGTGGTCGCTCGATCCGCGTGCGACGGTCGCGTTCGGTACCGTTCACCAAACGGTGGAAATCAACGGCTCCCAGATGCTGACGTTCGCGAACGGCCTGACCACGACCACGCCCGGCGGGTTGCTCGCGGTACCGGGGGCGAACATCGGGCGGTTCAGCCAGGATAAGTTCGCGGTGGTGCCGGAAGTCGGACTGAACATCGGCTGGCAGGCCACGGACCGCATGAAACTGTTCGTCGGCTACAACTTCCTGTACCTGAGCAGCGCGGTGCGCCCGGGCGAGGCGATCGACACCCGCCTCGACGCGGCCCGCGTCCCGAACCTGATCCCGTCGGGCTCCGGGGTGCCGCTGGCGAGCCCGATCCGTCCGCAGCCGCAGTTCAGCACGAGCGGCTACTTCATCCAGGGCATCAGCTTCGGCCTTACGTACCGTTGGTAA
- a CDS encoding adenylate/guanylate cyclase domain-containing protein, with protein sequence MILTAQGPNPLDSWRRALPNDVPVVLGRDALEWSAPWEPFLARRHAELTARGTKLKVRKITGAANPVFHAGRPADHFELIPGGSFVIGHTTFTFADAAREPVSPGDEPPLLDMRTVAHHELDRLAFRDAPHRLDVLSRLPEVISSATDDADLLSRLVDMLLAGIRRADAVAIVSLPTDTDHGRLKLLHWDRRLSVEGDFEPSKRLVTAAVAEQKQTVLHVWGVTPGKTPTDDPFTLQGRFDWAFCTPVHCDACPGWGLYAAGRFNGVEPATLLAPWESNELRDDVKFTELVGNILGSLRQVQVLRERQSVFRRFFSPGVMTVLSGGDAPRALEPREADITVLFCDLRGFSRKVEEGADRLLEVLTRVSAALGLMTQNILSHRGAIADFLGDAAMGFWGWPLEQPGKVEYACRAALGIRAAFEAVGRDAGHPLYGFRVGIGIASGRAVAGGIGTPEQAKVTVFGPVVNLASRLQDMTKLLRVPILIDESTADAVREKLPPDVGRVRRMVKVRPYGLETPLVVAELIPPAPAPGTEATEGALTDADLAAYDAALDAFLCGDWNAAYKHLHRVPPDDRGKDVLMEFILKNNRTPPPGWDGVVPLASKG encoded by the coding sequence ATGATTCTCACCGCACAAGGCCCGAACCCGCTCGACTCGTGGCGCCGCGCGCTGCCGAACGACGTGCCCGTCGTCCTCGGGCGCGACGCGCTCGAGTGGTCCGCACCGTGGGAGCCGTTCCTCGCCAGGCGCCACGCGGAGCTCACCGCGCGCGGTACGAAACTCAAAGTGCGCAAGATCACCGGGGCCGCCAACCCGGTGTTCCACGCGGGCCGCCCGGCCGACCACTTCGAGCTGATCCCCGGCGGCTCGTTCGTCATCGGGCACACCACGTTCACGTTCGCCGATGCCGCGCGCGAACCGGTCTCGCCCGGGGACGAGCCCCCGCTCCTGGACATGCGGACCGTTGCGCACCACGAACTCGATCGGCTCGCGTTCCGCGACGCCCCGCACCGGCTCGACGTGCTCAGCCGGCTCCCGGAGGTGATCTCCAGCGCCACGGACGACGCCGATCTCCTCAGCCGGCTCGTGGACATGCTGCTGGCCGGGATTCGCCGGGCCGACGCGGTCGCGATCGTTTCGCTCCCGACAGACACGGACCACGGGCGCCTGAAGTTGCTGCACTGGGACCGGCGACTCTCGGTCGAGGGGGACTTTGAGCCGAGCAAGCGGTTGGTCACGGCCGCCGTCGCGGAACAAAAGCAAACCGTCCTTCACGTGTGGGGAGTCACCCCCGGGAAAACACCGACGGACGACCCGTTCACGCTACAGGGGCGGTTCGATTGGGCGTTCTGCACGCCGGTGCATTGCGATGCGTGCCCGGGTTGGGGGCTGTACGCGGCGGGCCGGTTCAACGGGGTCGAGCCGGCCACGCTGCTCGCGCCGTGGGAATCGAACGAACTCCGCGACGACGTGAAGTTTACCGAACTCGTGGGGAACATTCTCGGGTCGCTCAGACAGGTGCAAGTGCTCCGCGAGCGCCAGAGCGTGTTCCGCCGGTTCTTCTCGCCGGGGGTCATGACCGTGCTCTCGGGCGGTGACGCGCCCCGCGCGCTCGAACCGCGCGAAGCCGACATTACGGTTCTCTTCTGCGACCTCCGCGGGTTCTCGCGCAAGGTAGAAGAGGGCGCGGACCGGTTGCTCGAAGTGCTCACGCGGGTCAGTGCCGCACTCGGCCTGATGACGCAGAACATCCTCAGTCACCGCGGGGCCATCGCGGACTTCCTCGGTGACGCGGCGATGGGGTTCTGGGGTTGGCCCCTGGAACAACCCGGGAAGGTGGAGTATGCGTGCCGCGCCGCGCTGGGGATTCGCGCCGCGTTTGAAGCGGTCGGGCGCGACGCGGGGCACCCGCTGTACGGGTTCCGGGTCGGGATCGGCATCGCGAGCGGGCGCGCTGTCGCGGGCGGCATCGGTACGCCGGAACAGGCAAAGGTCACGGTGTTCGGACCGGTCGTGAACCTCGCGTCACGCCTTCAGGACATGACCAAACTGCTCCGCGTACCGATTCTCATCGACGAGTCGACGGCCGACGCGGTGCGCGAAAAGCTCCCGCCCGACGTCGGCCGCGTGCGCAGGATGGTGAAGGTCCGGCCCTACGGTTTAGAAACGCCGCTCGTGGTTGCGGAACTGATTCCGCCGGCCCCGGCACCCGGGACTGAAGCGACCGAGGGGGCACTAACAGATGCGGACCTCGCCGCTTACGACGCGGCACTCGATGCGTTTCTTTGCGGGGACTGGAACGCGGCTTACAAGCACCTGCACCGCGTTCCGCCGGACGATCGCGGAAAAGACGTGTTGATGGAATTCATTCTGAAGAATAACCGCACCCCACCGCCCGGTTGGGACGGCGTGGTGCCGTTAGCCAGCAAGGGGTGA
- a CDS encoding PEP-CTERM sorting domain-containing protein — protein sequence MATRRIRLKKKLKQLLPAVTVTLTTVPFTVWSSPAQAFFPPVWTSPPPVTVIPPVSPPPLVVVPPVSPPPFVPPPPPPVIVVPPVSPPPIVVPPVCPPPCGVPEPGTIVGGLIGLAAAAGYGFRRRDEKKAE from the coding sequence GTGGCAACTCGGCGCATACGTCTCAAGAAGAAGTTGAAGCAACTGCTCCCCGCGGTGACCGTGACACTCACCACGGTGCCGTTCACGGTGTGGTCGTCACCCGCGCAGGCGTTCTTTCCGCCCGTGTGGACGAGCCCGCCCCCGGTCACCGTGATCCCGCCGGTCAGCCCGCCGCCGCTGGTCGTGGTTCCGCCGGTGAGCCCGCCGCCGTTCGTACCCCCGCCCCCGCCGCCGGTGATTGTGGTGCCGCCGGTGAGTCCGCCGCCGATCGTGGTACCGCCGGTGTGCCCGCCGCCATGCGGCGTGCCGGAACCGGGTACGATCGTGGGCGGGCTGATTGGGTTGGCCGCGGCCGCGGGCTACGGGTTCCGTCGGCGCGACGAGAAGAAGGCGGAGTAG
- a CDS encoding polysaccharide biosynthesis/export family protein, with translation MAHRRIWKAWVALVAVAGLFGGAGCRSVHDFKAERDCCKPPKFNCCTIPDVPVPKELNKVSLPPYIVETPDVLQIDAIRVIPLPPYRLEPLDVLYLSAENDFDQNKLAGLYPVDPDGTINLGPRYGGSIRVTDMTTDEAQKIIEAKVRVHAKNANVTVSLAQSRGVQQISGQHIVRPDGTVGLGGYGSVYVAGLSLAQVKQAIEAHLSKYLVRPEVSVDVYSYNSKFYYVITDFAGNGEQVTRLPHTGNETVLDAVSLIGGLSAVSSKHIWVARPAPTEAGNDQILPVDWCGITRKGQVKTNYQILPSDRIYILSQPLSKFDTYLARLLSPVQRTLGVALLAGSVNNQFRNNGNNGNVGIVAPIIP, from the coding sequence ATGGCACACCGGCGCATCTGGAAAGCGTGGGTGGCGTTGGTCGCGGTCGCCGGACTGTTCGGCGGCGCCGGTTGCCGGTCGGTCCACGATTTCAAGGCGGAACGGGACTGCTGCAAACCGCCGAAATTTAACTGTTGCACCATCCCCGACGTTCCGGTCCCCAAAGAGCTGAACAAGGTCAGCCTGCCGCCGTACATCGTGGAGACGCCCGATGTGCTCCAAATTGATGCGATCCGGGTGATCCCGCTCCCGCCGTACCGGTTGGAGCCGCTCGACGTGCTCTACCTGAGCGCGGAGAACGATTTCGACCAGAACAAGCTCGCGGGGCTGTACCCGGTGGACCCGGACGGGACCATTAACCTGGGGCCGCGCTACGGCGGGTCGATTCGGGTCACGGACATGACGACCGACGAGGCCCAGAAGATCATCGAAGCGAAGGTGCGCGTCCACGCAAAGAACGCCAACGTCACCGTGTCGCTGGCGCAGTCGCGCGGGGTCCAGCAGATCAGCGGCCAGCACATCGTTCGGCCCGACGGCACGGTGGGGCTCGGCGGGTACGGGAGCGTGTACGTCGCGGGGCTGAGCCTCGCGCAGGTGAAGCAGGCCATCGAAGCGCACCTGTCGAAGTACCTCGTGCGCCCCGAGGTGTCCGTGGACGTGTACTCGTACAACAGCAAGTTCTACTACGTCATCACCGACTTCGCGGGCAACGGCGAACAGGTGACGCGCTTGCCGCACACCGGCAACGAGACGGTGCTCGACGCGGTGTCGCTCATCGGCGGGCTGTCGGCGGTGTCGAGCAAGCACATCTGGGTGGCGCGCCCGGCCCCGACCGAAGCCGGCAACGACCAGATCCTGCCCGTGGACTGGTGCGGCATCACCCGCAAGGGCCAGGTGAAGACGAACTACCAGATCCTGCCGTCCGACCGGATCTACATCCTGTCGCAGCCGCTGAGCAAGTTCGACACGTACCTCGCCCGGCTCCTGTCGCCGGTCCAGCGCACGCTCGGCGTGGCGCTACTTGCCGGGAGCGTGAATAACCAGTTCCGCAACAACGGCAACAACGGCAACGTCGGGATCGTGGCCCCGATCATCCCTTAA
- a CDS encoding NAD-dependent epimerase/dehydratase family protein: MAGKCLVTGGAGFIGSHLVEALAAAGHTVRVLDDLSTGLPSNLEHIAPAPELIRGCATDAGAVERAVAGCDVVFHLAALASVAKSVEDPLASHAACATGALNVFHQARKAGVRRIVYAGSASAYGNASDEAGQDENTPLMALSPYAAAKLAGELYAESFAHSYGIETVRLRFFNVFGPRQRADSPYSGVIAIFAALLAAGRTPTIHGDGLQSRDFVYVSDVAKALMLAAETPGVSGRVYNVGTGGSVNLLMLIAELNKILGTTAVPTHSAARAGDVRHSRAKIDRIRADLGYAPAVPFAEGLRRTLEWSQSQ, encoded by the coding sequence ATGGCGGGAAAGTGTCTGGTGACCGGCGGGGCGGGGTTCATCGGCTCGCACTTGGTAGAAGCGCTCGCGGCCGCGGGGCACACGGTGCGCGTGCTGGACGATCTCTCAACGGGGCTCCCCAGCAACCTCGAGCACATCGCGCCCGCACCGGAACTGATCCGCGGGTGCGCCACCGATGCCGGCGCCGTCGAGCGCGCGGTGGCCGGGTGCGACGTGGTGTTTCACCTCGCCGCGCTCGCGTCGGTGGCGAAGAGCGTGGAAGACCCGCTCGCGTCGCACGCCGCGTGCGCAACGGGCGCGCTGAACGTGTTCCACCAGGCGCGCAAGGCCGGCGTCCGGCGCATCGTGTACGCGGGGAGCGCGAGCGCTTACGGTAACGCCTCCGACGAGGCCGGGCAGGACGAGAACACGCCGCTCATGGCGCTGTCGCCCTACGCGGCGGCGAAGCTCGCGGGGGAGCTGTACGCGGAATCGTTCGCGCACTCTTACGGCATCGAAACGGTGCGCCTGCGGTTCTTCAACGTGTTCGGTCCGCGCCAGCGCGCGGACAGCCCGTACTCGGGCGTGATCGCGATCTTCGCGGCGCTGCTCGCTGCAGGGCGCACGCCGACCATTCACGGCGACGGGCTCCAGTCGCGCGACTTCGTGTACGTTTCGGACGTGGCGAAGGCCCTCATGCTCGCGGCCGAAACGCCGGGCGTGAGCGGGCGCGTCTACAACGTGGGTACCGGCGGGAGCGTGAACTTACTGATGCTGATCGCGGAACTGAACAAGATCCTCGGCACGACCGCGGTCCCGACGCACAGCGCGGCCCGCGCCGGCGACGTGCGGCACTCGCGCGCGAAGATCGACCGCATCCGGGCCGACCTCGGCTACGCGCCCGCGGTGCCGTTCGCCGAGGGGCTGCGCCGCACGCTGGAGTGGTCCCAATCGCAGTAG
- a CDS encoding patatin-like phospholipase family protein: MFALAIALVLAVLIGCAGPQVRQPVPDALATKPWANEKPSSDYRDADSDSVSTLSLAIQGDAPVPRPAGRPQNVLCVSGGGKYAAFTAGALCGWTAAGTRPDFDVATGVSSGAPTAFMAFLGPKYDDELTRTFLNLNRSDLFRWRPVRGLITGRGLMTSRPLEDLLEKHLDDPVMADLCAAHAQGRRLFVATSNVLSRRVAIWDIGAIACSGRPDAKVIIRKVILAACSIPGLAPPVEFDVTVNGVRYQELHSDAGNLTQVFVRTAGPLAPGSNVWVLSAGKTHPNRAETCPGIFETMVTAVSTTLYALFRADTVKLYALCGTTRSRFGLIALPDDFQGRSSSMVFDPSESQRMYLVGYQMGKNGTWEPYPPDTAPGTVSPPRAGLEFTTGK; this comes from the coding sequence TTGTTTGCGCTGGCAATCGCGCTGGTGCTGGCGGTGTTGATCGGGTGCGCCGGGCCGCAGGTGCGCCAACCGGTTCCGGACGCGCTCGCTACGAAGCCCTGGGCCAACGAGAAACCGTCGTCGGACTACCGCGACGCGGACTCGGATTCGGTGTCCACCCTCTCTCTGGCCATTCAGGGCGACGCCCCCGTGCCCCGCCCTGCCGGGCGGCCCCAGAACGTACTGTGCGTGTCCGGCGGCGGAAAGTACGCGGCGTTCACCGCGGGCGCCCTGTGCGGGTGGACCGCGGCCGGCACGCGCCCGGACTTCGACGTCGCGACCGGCGTGAGCAGCGGCGCCCCGACCGCGTTCATGGCGTTCCTCGGCCCGAAGTACGACGACGAACTGACGCGCACCTTCCTGAACCTGAACCGCTCCGACCTGTTCCGCTGGCGCCCGGTCCGCGGGCTCATCACGGGGCGCGGGCTGATGACCTCGCGCCCACTCGAGGACCTCCTCGAGAAGCACCTCGACGACCCGGTAATGGCCGATTTGTGCGCGGCGCACGCACAGGGGCGCCGATTGTTCGTCGCCACGTCGAACGTGCTGTCGCGCCGGGTCGCGATCTGGGACATCGGTGCGATCGCGTGTTCCGGGCGCCCGGACGCGAAGGTCATCATCCGCAAAGTGATCCTCGCCGCGTGCTCGATTCCCGGCCTCGCCCCGCCGGTCGAGTTCGACGTGACGGTCAACGGCGTGCGGTACCAGGAACTGCACTCCGACGCCGGGAACCTGACGCAGGTGTTCGTGCGCACGGCCGGCCCGCTCGCGCCCGGCTCGAACGTGTGGGTTCTCTCCGCCGGGAAGACGCACCCGAACCGCGCGGAAACGTGCCCCGGCATCTTCGAGACGATGGTGACCGCGGTCTCGACCACGCTGTACGCCCTGTTCCGGGCCGACACGGTCAAACTGTACGCGCTGTGCGGTACGACCCGATCGCGGTTCGGCCTGATCGCCCTCCCGGACGACTTCCAGGGGCGCTCGAGCAGCATGGTGTTCGACCCGAGCGAGTCCCAGCGCATGTACTTGGTGGGCTACCAGATGGGCAAGAACGGGACGTGGGAGCCGTACCCGCCCGATACCGCGCCGGGCACCGTGAGTCCGCCCCGCGCCGGGCTGGAATTCACCACTGGGAAATAG